Proteins found in one Zea mays cultivar B73 chromosome 1, Zm-B73-REFERENCE-NAM-5.0, whole genome shotgun sequence genomic segment:
- the LOC103644909 gene encoding putative clathrin assembly protein At2g25430, giving the protein MPPPQIPSSASCPTGKAHRATAKVTSNIAPDLDVLIVKATSHDDEPAGERHIRKILHLTSGSHAHVAAAVVGCSRRLSRTRDYVVALKSLMLVHRLLVDGDSSFHRELLHGTRRGTRLLNLSDFWDEAHSGSWDHSAFVRTYALYLDQRLEFFLHERKQGFLDRFLQSRLVLVALYQIVRESFQLYSDICEVLAVLLDRFFDMEYAECVKAFEAYASAAKQIDELSAFYAWCKDSGVARSSEYPEVQHVTDKLLETLEKFMRDRAKRPKSPPREPEPEPVKEEPEPDMNSIKALPAPEDYKEPEPMKVEEEVKPEPPPQPQGDLVDLREHTVSADEQGNRLALALFQGPPAASGNNGSWEAFPSNGGNEVTSAWQNPAAEPGKADWELALVETASNLSMQKPAMSGGMDPLLLKMHFIMYSAQMGSQMGPQFTRPSQSGQTPNTNETQGSETGQGNPQMDIQWSMPPRGQILPPQPVSCSERLLSMDDGGSLRLLFCGEEGRSRGLGGIAPAAVHGKK; this is encoded by the exons ATGCCGCCGCCCCAAATCCCTTCCTCGGCTAGCTGCCCCACAGGCAAAGCTCACCGCGCCACCGCCAAGGTCACTAGCAACATCGCGCCcgatctggacgtgctcatcgtcAAGGCCACCAGCCACGACGACGAACCGGCCGGGGAGCGCCACATCCGCAAGATCCTCCACCTTACGTCCGGATCCCACGCCCACGTTGCTGCTGCCGTGGTAGGGTGCTCCCGCAGGCTCTCCCGGACCCGCGACTATGTGGTCGCGCTCAAGTCGCTCATGCTCGTGCACCGCCTCCTTGTCGATGGTGACTCGTCCTTCCACCGCGAGCTCCTCCATGGCACACGGCGGGGTACCCGCCTGCTGAACCTCTCCGATTTTTGGGACGAGGCGCACTCTGGATCGTGGGATCACTCTGCCTTTGTGCGCACCTATGCGCTCTACCTTGACCAGCGCCTCGAGTTCTTCCTCCATGAGCGCAAGCAGGGGTTCCTTGACAGGTTCCTT CAAAGCAGGTTGGTGCTGGTTGCGCTGTATCAGATTGTGAGAGAAAGCTTCCAGCTCTACTCTGATATCTGCGAGGTGCTGGCGGTGCTGCTGGACAGGTTCTTTGACATGGAGTATGCGGAGTGCGTGAAGGCTTTTGAGGCATATGCTAGTGCTgcaaagcagattgatgagctctcTGCATTCTATGCATGGTGCAAAGATAGTGGAGTTGCAAGGTCATCTGAGTACCCAGAGGTGCAGCATGTCACTGATAAGTTGCTGGAGACGCTAGAAAAGTTCATGAGGGACCGGGCAAAGAGGCCTAAGAGCCCACCACGGGAGCCTGAACCTGAGCCTGTTAAGGAAGAACCTGAGCCGGATATGAACAGCATCAAGGCGCTTCCAGCACCAGAAGATTATAAGGAGCCTGAACCTATGAAGGTGGAGGAAGAGGTGAAGCCAGAGCCACCCCCACAACCACAGGGTGACTTGGTGGATCTTAGAGAACATACTGTTAGTGCAGATGAGCAAGGTAATAGGCTTGCTCTAGCACTCTTCCAAGGGCCACCCGCTGCTAGTGGAAACAATGGTTCATGGGAGGCTTTCCCTTCAAATGGTGGCAACGAGGTGACTTCGGCATGGCAGAATCCTGCAGCTGAACCTGGGAAGGCTGATTGGGAGCTTGCCCTCGTAGAGACAGCAAGCAACTTGTCCATGCAGAAGCCAGCAATGTCAGGTGGTATGGACCCGCTGCTGCTTAAGATGCATTTCATT ATGTATAGTGCTCAGATGGGATCTCAAATGGGACCCCAGTTCACCCGTCCGTCACAATCTGGACAGACCCCAAACACTAATGAAACACAG GGTTCTGAGACCGGACAAGGAAACCCACAGATGGACATACAGTGGTCGATGCCCCCTAGAGGACAGATTCTTCCTCCACAACCAG tttcctgtagtgaGAGGTTGCTCTCCATGGACGACGGCGGCTCGCTGCGGCTGCTGTTCTGTGGGGAAGAGGGGAGGAGCAGGGGCCTAGGCGGCATTGCTCCTGCTGCTGTCCATGGAAAAAAATAG